A single window of Anopheles moucheti chromosome 2, idAnoMoucSN_F20_07, whole genome shotgun sequence DNA harbors:
- the LOC128298087 gene encoding tubulin beta-1 chain — translation MREIVHIQAGQCGNQIGAKFWEIISDEHGIDATGGYHGDSDLQLERINVYYNEASGGKYVPRAVLVDLEPGTMDSVRSGPFGQIFRPDNFVFGQSGAGNNWAKGHYTEGAELVDSVLDVVRKEAESCDCLQGFQLTHSLGGGTGSGMGTLLISKIREEYPDRIMNTYSVVPSPKVSDTVVEPYNATLSVHQLVENTDETYCIDNEALYDICFRTLKLTTPTYGDLNHLVSLTMSGVTTCLRFPGQLNADLRKLAVNMVPFPRLHFFMPGFAPLTSRGSQQYRALTVPELTQQMFDAKNMMAACDPRHGRYLTVAAVFRGRMSMKEVDEQMLNIQNKNSSYFVEWIPNNVKTAVCDIPPRGLKMSATFIGNSTAIQELFKRISEQFTAMFRRKAFLHWYTGEGMDEMEFTEAESNMNDLVSEYQQYQEATADEDAEFDEEQEAEVDEN, via the coding sequence TTCTGGGAAATTATCTCCGATGAGCACGGCATTGATGCGACCGGTGGATACCATGGCGATTCAGATCTGCAGCTAGAGCGCATCAACGTGTACTACAATGAAGCGTCCGGTGGCAAGTACGTGCCCCGTGCCGTACTGGTCGATCTGGAACCGGGCACCATGGATTCGGTCCGCTCGGGCCCATTCGGACAGATCTTCCGCCCGGACAACTTCGTGTTCGGACAGTCGGGCGCCGGTAACAACTGGGCCAAGGGTCACTATACCGAGGGTGCCGAACTGGTCGACTCCGTGCTGGATGTGGTGCGCAAAGAGGCCGAATCGTGCGACTGCCTGCAGGGTTTCCAGCTGACGCATTCGCTCGGTGGCGGTACCGGTTCCGGCATGGGTACGCTGCTGATCTCGAAAATCCGTGAGGAGTACCCGGACCGCATCATGAACACATACTCCGTCGTCCCATCGCCAAAGGTATCGGATACCGTCGTCGAACCGTACAACGCTACCCTCTCCGTGCACCAGCTGGTCGAAAACACCGACGAGACGTACTGTATCGACAATGAAGCTCTCTATGACATCTGCTTCCGCACGCTGAAGCTGACGACACCGACATACGGCGATCTGAACCATCTCGTCTCGCTGACCATGTCCGGCGTTACCACCTGCCTGCGGTTCCCCGGTCAGCTGAACGCTGATCTGCGCAAGCTGGCCGTCAACATGGTGCCGTTCCCGCGTCTTCACTTCTTCATGCCCGGCTTCGCACCGCTGACGTCCCGCGGCTCGCAACAGTACCGCGCACTGACCGTGCCGGAGCTGACGCAACAGATGTTCGATGCCAAGAACATGATGGCCGCGTGCGATCCACGACATGGCCGCTACCTGACGGTTGCCGCCGTCTTCCGTGGACGCATGTCGATGAAGGAGGTCGACGAGCAGATGCTGAACATCCAGAACAAGAACAGCAGCTACTTCGTCGAGTGGATCCCGAACAACGTGAAGACCGCCGTCTGTGATATTCCGCCGCGAGGACTGAAGATGTCGGCCACCTTCATCGGTAACTCGACCGCCATCCAGGAGCTGTTCAAGCGCATCTCGGAACAGTTCACCGCTATGTTCCGTCGTAAGGCTTTCTTGCATTGGTACACCGGCGAGGGCATGGACGAGATGGAGTTCACCGAGGCGGAGAGCAACATGAACGATCTGGTGTCGGAGTACCAGCAGTACCAGGAAGCGACCGCCGACGAGGACGCCGAGTTCGACGAAGAGCAGGAGGCTGAGGTTGACGAGAACTAA